The following coding sequences are from one Microbulbifer sp. TB1203 window:
- a CDS encoding LD-carboxypeptidase, which translates to MYRRTLIKSLVAAPLLGGLAAGAAAEESQPKIQRPARLRTGMTIGLVSPASNVWENEDIRFAMDVVKSLGFEVKEGTHLYQRNQYLAGSDEDRAADLNAMFADSGVDAVFCLRGGYGSARILPLLDYRTIADNPKVLLGYSDITALLNAIHRHTGLITFHGPIAAQNFTDYTLEEFRKVLVNSRAPVPLGAPPPFDGGPGRVERKNRITRFRGGRARGRLVGGNLSLVASLLGTPYEPDFRGRILFLEDVEEAPYRIDRMLTQLRLAGKLEQVAGIVFGKFTETDTDENTFSVEQVLRDRTAGLAVPVVRGLMIGHVEDQTIVPVGAMAELDGDKGSLTLLESPLV; encoded by the coding sequence ATGTACAGGCGCACCTTGATCAAATCCCTGGTAGCCGCGCCATTGCTGGGCGGACTCGCGGCGGGTGCTGCGGCGGAGGAATCGCAGCCGAAAATCCAACGGCCGGCGCGGTTGCGGACGGGGATGACCATAGGCTTGGTAAGCCCCGCCAGCAATGTCTGGGAGAACGAGGATATCCGTTTCGCCATGGATGTGGTGAAGTCGCTGGGGTTTGAGGTGAAGGAGGGCACCCACCTGTACCAGCGGAATCAGTACCTCGCCGGCAGCGATGAGGACCGGGCCGCGGATCTCAATGCCATGTTCGCCGATAGCGGGGTAGATGCGGTGTTCTGCCTGCGCGGTGGCTACGGCAGTGCGCGTATCCTGCCGTTGCTGGACTACCGGACGATCGCCGACAACCCAAAGGTGCTGCTGGGTTACAGCGATATCACTGCGCTGCTCAACGCCATTCACCGGCACACCGGCCTGATCACTTTTCACGGCCCCATCGCCGCGCAGAATTTTACCGACTATACCCTGGAGGAATTCCGCAAGGTGCTGGTTAACAGCAGAGCGCCGGTACCGCTGGGCGCGCCCCCGCCATTCGACGGCGGCCCCGGGCGGGTGGAGCGGAAAAACCGCATTACCCGTTTCCGCGGTGGCAGGGCCAGGGGGCGGCTGGTGGGCGGCAACCTCAGCCTGGTAGCCAGCCTGCTGGGCACACCCTACGAACCGGATTTTCGCGGCAGGATCCTGTTTCTGGAGGATGTGGAAGAGGCGCCTTACCGCATCGATCGCATGCTCACTCAACTACGCCTGGCAGGGAAACTGGAGCAGGTGGCGGGCATCGTCTTTGGAAAATTCACCGAGACGGATACCGACGAGAACACCTTCAGCGTGGAACAGGTACTGCGCGACCGCACCGCCGGCCTGGCGGTGCCGGTAGTGCGTGGACTGATGATCGGACATGTGGAGGACCAGACAATTGTTCCCGTCGGGGCCATGGCGGAGCTGGACGGAGACAAGGGCAGCCTGACCCTGCTAGAGTCCCCTCTTGTTTGA
- a CDS encoding serine hydrolase, translating to MRYKAFILLITTLLLACDGPGKDSRGDTPKHIPLPHAALETLIERIMMEEKVPGMAVGIWQEGKPQFLRGFGITSVDRPRPVDEHTLFKLASTTKAFTTAALALLVEEGKLKWDSRVVDFLPGFALADPWITREFRVEDLLTHRSGLGPGAGDLMLWPQPNSFSREDILAGLSHLPLSGKFRADYAYDNLLYIVAGELIESVSGQPFESFVEERLLRPLNLRECYAGPVPETARDNLADPHLLISAKIAVDTANLAPDTRIVSAAAGGMHCNAAGMLRWLQSLLAGGVTPEGRRLFSEETRDRLWKPVTLMPMSRARAQRDGGYFYTYALGWRVQDMYGKRVIHHTGSLSGMYAWTAMVPELDLAMVVLMNRSAGTARQAMIYSLLMPYLDAPERDWLAYFQRENAVQPASPSQISIPENDSPLVESDLPGLYRDAWFGDVEIEMSPDGLHLSAIKSPRLSGDLHRQAPGVWQLRWQDRTLDADAWLVARKSQDGKETFTLQPQSTNIDFSYDFADLYFVRTGKK from the coding sequence GTGCGATATAAAGCTTTTATTCTATTGATCACCACGTTGCTGCTGGCCTGCGACGGACCGGGAAAGGATTCGCGCGGCGATACTCCCAAGCACATACCGCTTCCCCATGCGGCGCTGGAAACACTGATAGAGCGAATCATGATGGAGGAAAAAGTCCCCGGTATGGCAGTGGGCATCTGGCAGGAGGGGAAGCCACAATTCCTGCGCGGCTTCGGTATCACCAGTGTGGACCGGCCGCGACCGGTGGATGAACACACCCTGTTTAAACTGGCCTCCACCACCAAGGCGTTTACCACCGCGGCTCTGGCGTTGCTGGTGGAGGAGGGAAAACTCAAATGGGACAGTCGAGTGGTGGATTTCCTGCCCGGGTTCGCCCTGGCCGATCCCTGGATCACGCGGGAGTTCCGCGTGGAAGACCTGCTCACCCACCGCTCCGGCCTGGGCCCCGGTGCGGGGGACCTGATGCTCTGGCCCCAGCCGAATTCTTTCTCCCGTGAAGATATTCTCGCGGGATTGTCGCATCTGCCGCTGTCGGGGAAGTTTCGCGCCGACTATGCCTACGACAACCTGCTCTACATAGTCGCCGGTGAACTGATCGAATCGGTTTCCGGCCAGCCCTTTGAAAGCTTTGTTGAAGAGCGTTTATTGAGACCGCTGAATTTGCGCGAATGTTACGCGGGCCCGGTGCCGGAAACGGCGAGGGACAATCTGGCGGATCCCCACCTATTGATTTCCGCAAAAATCGCAGTCGATACCGCAAACTTGGCACCCGACACACGGATCGTCTCCGCGGCTGCCGGGGGCATGCACTGCAATGCCGCGGGAATGTTGCGCTGGTTGCAGTCCCTGCTCGCCGGCGGCGTGACCCCCGAAGGCCGGCGGTTGTTCAGTGAAGAGACTCGCGATCGCTTGTGGAAGCCGGTTACCCTGATGCCCATGTCGCGGGCGCGGGCACAGCGGGACGGAGGGTATTTCTACACCTATGCGCTGGGCTGGCGGGTGCAGGATATGTACGGCAAAAGGGTGATCCACCACACCGGTTCGCTGTCGGGCATGTACGCCTGGACGGCAATGGTGCCCGAATTGGACCTGGCGATGGTGGTGCTGATGAATCGCAGCGCCGGCACCGCGCGCCAGGCGATGATCTACAGCCTGCTGATGCCTTACCTGGATGCGCCGGAGCGGGACTGGCTGGCGTATTTTCAGCGGGAAAATGCCGTACAGCCTGCCAGCCCGTCACAAATCTCAATTCCCGAAAATGATTCCCCGCTCGTCGAGTCGGACCTGCCCGGCCTTTACCGCGATGCCTGGTTCGGCGATGTGGAAATTGAAATGAGTCCGGATGGCCTGCACCTGAGCGCGATAAAATCTCCGAGGCTTTCCGGCGACCTGCACCGACAGGCCCCGGGGGTCTGGCAGCTCCGTTGGCAAGACCGTACCCTGGATGCGGACGCCTGGCTGGTGGCCCGCAAGTCGCAGGATGGAAAAGAAACCTTTACCCTGCAACCTCAGTCCACGAATATCGATTTCAGTTACGATTTCGCGGATCTGTACTTTGTGCGGACAGGCAAAAAGTAG
- a CDS encoding TonB-dependent receptor: MIRRNFKRQLLTATIGAVIGSASTLGNFAYAQNNDGAVSGLIREGGSGILVGAQITIINKETGASRTVTADTGGRYRFSRLPIGNYQIRARKEGFDSVLVENVRVTIGAVTNVDVDLSTGSLEEVVVVADRGSHRIDLTSSESGMTINSAELEFLPVGRSLESVALLAPGAVGGSSAFGGVSFGGASVGENAVFINGLNVSDVETGIDAASAPYAFYEEFQVKTGGYSVEYGRTTGGVVSAVVKRGTNEFQFGAESYYSPDSLRGTGEDSYNRNGQRIFHSSDDESDSWSTSLYVSGPIIQDKLFFFALYEPRSNEQVSYNSSGDTRSESKDDSGFWGGRLDWLIAENHSLELVAFSDKGEEETDRFVDDVFNDTAVEETGGENAIATYTGYFGNNLMARVLYGHSETRYVTDNTTGLECNRVYDNRADEEIGCTTDSRFDGRLNSRDALRLDFEYALGDHLIRFGLDNETRTTEMSRLTTGPGEVYYSIYGINPGDEVNGAVVQGDAYVVARTRNSIGTFDQDTSAYYLEDIWSLNSEMTLTLGLRFDEFDTKDAAGNSFLKIDDMISPRAGFAWDINGDGQSKLFANAGRYYFPIANGLAAREGGGTLDVRNYYELAGLETNTTGAGLTNVTPILGDKLGPTEQFGAAGDGLENTEEFVDNDLEASYQDEFILGYERLLNDEWKVGIRGIYRKFHNAIEDMKINVDTANCGNISGWVFANPGRELTLTRDCGNGPEKVTIDLGEAQDFDVNGNPIGGPEAEREYKALELVLKREWFDNWSMDVSYTLSRSEGNYEGGVNSDTENNIPGWTEAGDNVAYLLGNDGRTPNDRTHAFKLRGAYQVNESLTLAANFSLISGRPINARAQGNPFTENTSYDYNYICVANCDADSNGDRVFERLDKGEYGDTDWVTSLNMSAFYRTPLYESDLVLGLEVFNLLNSQSATGVDEIVRYGMTTPNEDFLSPTDYQEPRRVQLSARIDF; the protein is encoded by the coding sequence ATGATAAGAAGAAACTTTAAAAGGCAGCTTCTCACCGCAACCATCGGGGCTGTAATCGGCAGCGCCTCTACTCTCGGAAACTTCGCCTACGCCCAGAACAACGACGGTGCGGTGAGTGGCCTCATCAGGGAGGGGGGCAGTGGAATTCTCGTTGGTGCACAGATAACCATCATCAATAAAGAGACCGGCGCTTCCCGCACCGTGACCGCCGACACCGGCGGTCGCTATCGCTTTTCCCGCCTGCCTATCGGCAATTACCAGATTCGCGCGAGAAAAGAGGGCTTCGACAGCGTGCTGGTGGAAAATGTACGTGTAACCATCGGTGCCGTTACCAACGTGGACGTGGACCTGTCCACAGGCTCTCTGGAGGAGGTGGTTGTAGTTGCGGACCGGGGCTCCCATCGCATCGATCTAACTTCGTCCGAATCCGGAATGACCATCAACAGCGCGGAACTGGAATTCCTGCCGGTGGGCCGCAGCCTGGAATCCGTGGCATTGCTGGCTCCCGGGGCGGTAGGTGGTAGCAGCGCGTTTGGTGGCGTCTCGTTTGGCGGCGCCTCGGTGGGTGAAAACGCGGTTTTTATCAATGGTCTGAATGTCAGTGACGTAGAGACTGGCATCGATGCGGCCAGTGCTCCCTATGCGTTCTATGAGGAATTCCAGGTAAAGACCGGCGGCTACTCGGTGGAGTACGGGCGTACCACCGGCGGGGTGGTCAGTGCGGTGGTCAAGCGTGGGACCAATGAGTTTCAGTTCGGTGCGGAAAGTTATTATTCCCCCGATTCCCTCCGCGGCACTGGCGAGGACTCCTATAATCGCAATGGCCAGCGGATTTTCCACAGTTCCGACGACGAGAGCGACAGCTGGTCCACCAGCCTTTACGTCTCAGGTCCGATAATCCAGGACAAGCTTTTCTTTTTCGCCCTGTACGAACCGCGCAGCAATGAACAGGTTTCCTATAACAGTTCCGGTGATACCCGCAGTGAATCCAAGGACGACTCGGGATTCTGGGGCGGCAGGCTGGACTGGTTGATAGCGGAAAACCATAGCCTGGAGCTGGTTGCATTTTCCGATAAAGGCGAAGAGGAGACCGACCGTTTCGTGGACGATGTTTTCAACGATACCGCGGTGGAGGAAACCGGAGGCGAAAACGCTATCGCCACCTATACCGGTTACTTCGGGAATAACCTGATGGCGCGGGTGCTGTACGGACACAGTGAAACCCGCTATGTCACCGACAATACCACTGGCCTGGAGTGCAATCGGGTATACGACAACCGTGCCGATGAGGAGATCGGCTGCACCACCGATAGCCGCTTTGACGGCCGGCTGAACTCCCGCGATGCCCTGCGCCTGGACTTCGAGTATGCACTTGGGGATCACCTGATCCGTTTTGGCCTCGACAACGAGACCCGAACCACGGAAATGAGCCGGCTGACCACCGGCCCGGGCGAAGTTTACTATTCGATCTACGGCATTAATCCCGGCGATGAAGTCAACGGGGCCGTCGTTCAGGGGGACGCCTATGTGGTCGCCCGTACCCGCAACTCCATCGGAACTTTCGACCAGGATACCTCCGCTTACTACCTGGAGGATATCTGGAGCCTGAACAGCGAGATGACCCTCACTCTGGGCCTGCGCTTCGACGAGTTCGATACCAAGGACGCCGCCGGCAACTCTTTCCTGAAAATCGACGATATGATTTCCCCGCGCGCCGGTTTCGCCTGGGATATCAACGGCGATGGCCAGTCCAAACTGTTTGCCAATGCCGGTCGCTACTATTTTCCTATCGCCAACGGCCTGGCGGCCCGGGAGGGCGGCGGCACCCTGGACGTGCGCAATTACTACGAGCTGGCCGGCCTGGAGACCAACACCACCGGTGCGGGACTGACCAATGTCACCCCGATTCTCGGCGACAAACTCGGGCCCACCGAGCAGTTCGGCGCCGCCGGTGACGGCCTGGAAAATACCGAGGAGTTCGTGGACAACGATCTGGAAGCCAGCTACCAGGACGAATTTATTCTCGGCTATGAGCGCCTGCTCAACGACGAGTGGAAAGTCGGCATACGGGGGATCTACCGCAAGTTCCACAACGCCATCGAGGATATGAAAATCAATGTGGACACGGCGAACTGTGGCAATATTTCCGGCTGGGTATTCGCCAACCCGGGCCGCGAATTGACCCTCACCCGCGACTGCGGTAACGGCCCGGAAAAAGTCACCATCGACCTGGGCGAAGCGCAGGACTTCGACGTCAACGGCAACCCCATCGGCGGGCCGGAGGCGGAGCGGGAATACAAGGCCTTGGAGCTGGTCCTGAAGCGGGAGTGGTTCGACAACTGGTCGATGGATGTTTCCTACACCCTGTCCCGCAGCGAGGGCAATTACGAGGGCGGTGTCAACTCGGATACTGAAAATAATATTCCCGGATGGACCGAAGCGGGTGACAACGTAGCCTATCTGCTGGGCAATGATGGCCGAACGCCCAACGACCGCACTCATGCCTTCAAGCTGCGCGGAGCCTATCAGGTCAACGAAAGTCTTACATTGGCGGCCAACTTCAGCCTGATTTCCGGCCGTCCGATCAACGCCCGCGCCCAGGGTAATCCGTTTACCGAGAACACCTCCTACGACTACAACTACATCTGTGTGGCCAACTGCGACGCCGACTCCAACGGCGACCGAGTGTTCGAGCGACTGGACAAGGGAGAGTACGGCGATACCGACTGGGTGACCAGCCTGAATATGAGTGCTTTCTACCGCACGCCGCTGTACGAATCTGACCTGGTGTTAGGCCTGGAAGTTTTCAACCTGCTCAATAGTCAGAGCGCCACCGGTGTGGATGAAATTGTCCGCTACGGTATGACCACTCCCAATGAGGATTTCCTGTCCCCGACGGACTACCAGGAGCCCCGCCGGGTGCAGTTGAGTGCGCGGATAGATTTTTAG
- a CDS encoding transglutaminase domain-containing protein encodes MHSLRLLSPVLFLCVALCAKADNPDRLQAVKALVDAGQYRHTKVQIEKLLQIAEAPTLRRQLAFEAERMRRIERDFPQDYAALKASIRRYIPDAREEEIRDWDRAEWLEFKQIDGERRYFRMAAYNLLQLSDQLAQRSADFRGFTEKAPLYSLHPHHREVINGKTPLRNRIQVDYTLRVKPDAVPAGETVRAWLPFPIPLPGSQENIELLASSPGRYQLAPPLQPQRTIYLEKTARAGEATEFKIRYAFDSLSRHTVVDQRRVQQLSKDGQLAPYLAERPPHIVFTPELRALSQRVVGGESNSYRIAQKLFAHVDKIPWASAREYSTIRNISHYAAHAGHADCGQQTLLLITLMRMNGIPARWQSGWEFSPGDFDTMHDWGEFYLEPYGWLPMDVTHGVLAGETEAETWFYLGGLDAFRLVFNSDYSQPFFPEKEHFRSETVDSQRGEVEWRGGNLYFDQWNYDLEWQLVKPEN; translated from the coding sequence ATGCATTCCCTGCGCCTTCTCTCCCCGGTCCTGTTCCTCTGTGTAGCTTTATGCGCCAAAGCGGATAATCCAGACCGGCTCCAGGCTGTAAAGGCGCTGGTGGATGCCGGGCAGTACCGCCATACCAAAGTACAGATTGAAAAATTACTGCAAATCGCTGAAGCCCCCACATTGCGCAGACAACTGGCGTTCGAGGCCGAGCGGATGCGCCGGATTGAACGGGATTTTCCGCAGGATTACGCGGCACTGAAGGCGTCGATTCGACGCTATATTCCCGACGCCCGCGAAGAGGAAATACGCGACTGGGATCGTGCAGAGTGGTTGGAATTCAAACAGATCGATGGCGAGCGGCGCTACTTCCGCATGGCTGCGTACAACCTGCTGCAACTCTCCGACCAGCTCGCACAGCGCAGCGCTGATTTTCGCGGGTTCACCGAGAAGGCTCCCCTCTATTCCCTGCACCCGCACCACCGCGAAGTGATCAACGGGAAGACGCCGCTGCGCAACCGCATCCAGGTGGATTACACCCTGCGGGTCAAACCCGATGCGGTTCCCGCCGGGGAAACCGTGCGCGCCTGGCTGCCCTTCCCCATCCCCCTACCCGGCAGTCAGGAAAATATCGAGCTGCTAGCCAGCAGCCCCGGCCGTTACCAGCTGGCTCCCCCCCTGCAACCGCAACGCACCATTTACCTGGAGAAAACGGCCCGCGCCGGCGAGGCCACGGAGTTCAAGATCCGCTATGCCTTCGACAGCCTGTCCCGCCACACCGTTGTAGATCAGCGACGCGTGCAGCAGCTATCTAAAGACGGCCAGCTGGCACCCTACCTTGCGGAGCGCCCACCACATATCGTCTTTACTCCGGAACTGCGCGCGCTCTCACAGCGTGTTGTCGGCGGCGAATCCAACAGCTACCGGATCGCGCAAAAACTCTTTGCCCACGTCGACAAAATCCCCTGGGCCAGTGCCCGCGAATACTCCACCATCCGCAATATCAGCCACTACGCCGCCCATGCGGGCCACGCCGACTGCGGCCAGCAGACACTGCTACTGATCACCCTGATGCGCATGAACGGTATTCCTGCGCGCTGGCAGTCCGGTTGGGAATTTTCCCCGGGAGATTTCGATACCATGCACGATTGGGGAGAGTTCTACCTGGAGCCCTACGGCTGGCTGCCCATGGACGTCACCCACGGTGTGCTGGCCGGCGAGACGGAAGCGGAAACCTGGTTCTACCTGGGCGGGCTGGACGCCTTCCGCCTGGTGTTCAACAGCGATTACAGCCAGCCCTTTTTCCCCGAGAAAGAACATTTTCGCTCAGAGACGGTGGATTCGCAGCGCGGGGAGGTGGAGTGGCGCGGTGGGAATTTGTATTTCGATCAGTGGAATTACGATCTGGAATGGCAGCTGGTCAAACCTGAGAACTGA
- a CDS encoding MurR/RpiR family transcriptional regulator: MNCLLKMRSMREQMSVNERKLADFILDNTKLLRDYSSQQLADAVGVSQSSVVKFSQKLGYKGYPSLKLAVHESYALNSRAEASEAEPESFFPGPESILSTLGQKKMEVLQHTVSVNDPQQLGAAVEALGRSRCIQVAACARSVAVARYLNLHLRENGRWSVFEQDMDLQKSIVANMEAGDLLCIVCDMGGEESLVEVAKRARECGAKVLSLTRYNHNAVSMHADIRLFVMPMEEEDRALQRLLFQAGQLHLVESLITGLILGK, encoded by the coding sequence ATGAACTGTTTATTGAAAATGCGTTCCATGCGAGAGCAGATGTCTGTCAATGAACGCAAACTCGCTGATTTTATTCTGGACAACACCAAGCTGCTGCGCGATTACTCCTCTCAACAGCTGGCGGACGCGGTAGGGGTCAGCCAGTCCAGCGTCGTCAAGTTTTCACAGAAGCTCGGTTACAAAGGTTATCCCAGCCTCAAGCTGGCCGTGCACGAATCCTACGCACTCAATTCCCGCGCCGAAGCCAGTGAGGCGGAGCCCGAGTCTTTTTTTCCCGGCCCCGAGAGTATTCTCAGCACCCTGGGCCAGAAGAAAATGGAAGTGTTGCAGCACACGGTGAGTGTCAATGATCCGCAACAGCTGGGAGCGGCGGTGGAAGCGCTCGGCCGTTCCCGCTGTATTCAAGTCGCCGCCTGTGCCAGGTCGGTGGCGGTGGCCCGCTACCTGAATCTGCACCTGCGGGAAAACGGCCGCTGGTCGGTGTTCGAGCAGGACATGGATCTGCAAAAATCCATCGTAGCCAATATGGAGGCGGGCGACCTGCTCTGTATCGTCTGCGACATGGGCGGCGAGGAGTCCCTGGTGGAAGTCGCCAAACGCGCCCGCGAATGCGGCGCTAAAGTATTGAGCCTCACCCGCTACAACCACAATGCGGTGAGCATGCACGCGGATATTCGCCTGTTCGTAATGCCCATGGAGGAAGAGGATCGGGCGCTGCAGCGGCTGCTGTTCCAGGCGGGACAATTGCACTTGGTGGAAAGCCTGATAACCGGTTTGATTCTAGGCAAATAA
- a CDS encoding dipeptide epimerase produces the protein MKIVDVKLGMLKVPLITPFKTALRTVECVEDVVVILETDTGQLGYGNAPATAAITGDTHGSVVEAIRTIFTPLLLGREVQHLNRICGEVQAALVNNYSAKAAIEIALYDLFAQLHRAPLYRILGGDGNGLTTDITISVDYIDKMVADAKRAVKRGFEILKLKVGKDIGLDMERIKAVYAAVEGQARLRLDANQGWNPKQAVLAIKNLEEAGVVLELVEQPVSARDLDGMRYIAERVQTPIMADESIFGPIDAFEVIRQRAAEIINIKLMKTGGISNAIKIADIASVYNVECMMGCMLETSIGVSAAAHVAAAKPCAVTKLDLDVPSLCQYDPVVGGVTYKDADIILSETPGLGIERIEGLRPLDN, from the coding sequence ATGAAAATAGTTGACGTCAAGCTCGGCATGCTGAAAGTGCCTCTGATCACGCCCTTCAAAACTGCCCTGCGCACCGTCGAATGCGTGGAGGATGTGGTCGTCATCCTGGAGACCGACACCGGCCAGTTGGGCTACGGCAATGCTCCAGCCACGGCGGCGATTACCGGGGACACCCACGGCTCCGTGGTTGAGGCGATCCGCACCATCTTCACTCCGCTGTTGCTGGGCCGAGAGGTGCAGCATCTCAACCGAATCTGCGGCGAAGTGCAGGCCGCGCTGGTCAATAACTACAGCGCAAAGGCGGCGATCGAAATTGCCCTCTACGACCTGTTCGCACAACTGCACCGGGCGCCGCTGTACCGGATTCTTGGTGGGGACGGGAACGGCCTGACCACCGACATCACCATCAGTGTCGATTACATCGACAAGATGGTGGCCGATGCCAAGCGTGCGGTGAAGCGCGGTTTTGAGATACTGAAACTCAAGGTCGGCAAGGACATCGGTCTCGATATGGAGCGTATAAAGGCGGTTTACGCCGCGGTGGAGGGGCAGGCGCGCCTGCGCCTGGACGCCAATCAGGGCTGGAATCCGAAACAGGCGGTGCTGGCGATCAAAAACCTGGAGGAGGCCGGGGTGGTGCTGGAGCTGGTGGAGCAGCCGGTGAGCGCCCGGGACCTGGACGGCATGCGCTATATCGCCGAGCGGGTGCAGACTCCGATCATGGCCGATGAAAGCATTTTCGGGCCCATTGACGCGTTCGAGGTGATCAGGCAGCGCGCCGCCGAGATTATCAATATCAAATTGATGAAGACCGGCGGAATTTCCAATGCGATAAAAATCGCAGATATTGCTTCTGTCTACAATGTCGAATGCATGATGGGCTGTATGCTGGAAACCAGCATCGGCGTTTCCGCGGCTGCCCATGTGGCGGCGGCAAAGCCCTGCGCGGTGACCAAGCTCGACCTGGACGTACCCTCCCTTTGCCAATATGATCCCGTGGTTGGTGGCGTTACCTATAAAGATGCGGATATCATCCTCAGCGAGACCCCGGGGCTGGGTATTGAGCGCATCGAGGGCCTGAGGCCGCTGGACAATTGA
- a CDS encoding SH3 domain-containing protein: MIGNLCGTGQRAVLVTLCLLGLLSACSDSTEPLSSDRNYGFSTDVPGIQLPMLSAAFWIERIGDDSERLTADVIAEFNRRNLASDPHLHDLANLPDTLAREQLLSLLDDVSRPARSPRYYADGREVSSADYARLESALGREAVPAELEVRWGLAVRRDSMRSYPTGERVFRDPAEKDLDRFQETGVFPGQVVALLHESADGDWWFAMNYHYAAWLPKAAVATGPREEIERWRNRAPRLVVTGAKVGTNFNPVDPRTSQLQLDMGTSLPLMTAVEVGHDVNGQNPYASHVVELPVRDDDGRLEFRPALIARSRDVSVGNLSYRPSVLLRQAFKFLGERYGWGHDYNARDCTGFIGEVYKTFGILMPRNSGQQGQSDFAPTLFFADGDGDNERRRRALERLQVGDLIYTPGHVMMAIGRVEGEPYVIHDVVGLAYYDESGEFYRGTLSGVSVTPLTPLWLSPGKKLVDSIYAIKSIR; the protein is encoded by the coding sequence ATGATCGGCAATTTGTGTGGCACGGGTCAGCGGGCGGTGCTGGTGACTCTATGCCTGCTGGGGCTCTTGTCCGCTTGTAGCGATTCCACTGAACCCCTGTCGTCGGACAGGAATTACGGTTTCTCCACCGATGTCCCGGGCATCCAACTGCCCATGCTGTCCGCCGCCTTTTGGATTGAGCGGATTGGGGACGACTCCGAACGCCTCACCGCTGATGTCATCGCCGAATTCAACCGGCGCAACCTGGCTTCAGATCCGCACCTCCACGATCTCGCAAACCTCCCCGATACCCTCGCCCGGGAACAGCTGCTGTCGCTGCTGGACGACGTCAGCCGGCCGGCCCGGTCGCCGCGCTATTATGCCGACGGACGCGAAGTCTCCAGTGCGGATTACGCGCGACTGGAATCCGCACTGGGGCGCGAGGCCGTGCCCGCGGAGCTGGAAGTGCGGTGGGGACTGGCGGTCCGGCGCGACAGCATGCGCAGCTATCCCACCGGCGAGCGGGTGTTCAGGGACCCCGCCGAAAAGGACCTGGACCGTTTCCAGGAAACCGGCGTATTCCCGGGGCAGGTGGTGGCCCTGTTGCACGAGAGCGCGGACGGCGACTGGTGGTTTGCGATGAATTATCACTACGCGGCCTGGCTGCCCAAGGCCGCTGTCGCCACCGGTCCGCGGGAGGAAATCGAACGTTGGCGGAACAGGGCTCCGCGCCTGGTGGTCACCGGCGCAAAGGTTGGGACCAACTTCAATCCGGTCGACCCGCGAACATCTCAGCTGCAGTTGGATATGGGCACCAGCCTGCCGCTGATGACTGCCGTCGAGGTCGGGCACGACGTCAACGGGCAGAACCCCTACGCCAGCCATGTGGTGGAGCTGCCGGTGCGCGACGACGACGGCCGCCTGGAATTCCGGCCCGCACTGATCGCGCGCAGCCGGGATGTGAGTGTGGGGAATTTATCTTACCGGCCGTCGGTACTTTTGCGGCAGGCATTCAAGTTTCTCGGCGAACGCTACGGCTGGGGGCACGACTACAACGCCCGGGATTGCACCGGCTTTATCGGCGAGGTTTACAAGACTTTCGGCATCCTGATGCCGCGGAACTCCGGCCAGCAGGGGCAGAGCGATTTTGCTCCCACACTTTTTTTTGCCGACGGCGATGGCGACAACGAGCGCCGGCGGCGCGCGCTGGAGCGGCTGCAAGTGGGCGACCTGATTTATACTCCCGGCCATGTAATGATGGCTATCGGCCGCGTAGAAGGCGAGCCCTACGTCATCCACGACGTAGTGGGGTTGGCCTATTACGATGAAAGTGGGGAATTCTATCGCGGCACACTCTCCGGCGTGTCGGTTACCCCTTTGACGCCCCTGTGGCTTAGCCCCGGCAAAAAACTTGTCGACAGTATCTACGCCATCAAATCGATCCGCTAA